In Ovis aries strain OAR_USU_Benz2616 breed Rambouillet chromosome 22, ARS-UI_Ramb_v3.0, whole genome shotgun sequence, the DNA window gcaacagaaaataatttttcttcaaaacatAAGGACGTAATtgctttcctgtgtgtgtgtgcttagttgttcagttgtgtccgactctttgcaaccccgtgtactgtagcccaccaggctcctctgtccatggaggacattctccaggcaagaatattaaagtgggttgccatgtcctcctccagggcctcttcccaactcagggattgaacccaggtatcccaatTTCTTTCCTAGTACTGATCTAATTTCTAATGAATGAAAGCAGAGCAATGATTGCCTGGGGATGGTGGAGGGTGGGATTGGGCTTGACTAGCAGGGCACACCAGGGATGATACAAAAGaaggtagtggtggtggttgcaTGGGTATATCCATCTGTCAGAAGTCATCAAACTATACTTTAAGTGGGTACATTTTAGTATATGTAAAGTGTAATCTTGGTAAACTTGATTTTAAAAGATGTGCATAGATCTGCTTGAGTTCTACCATCAGATAGAGCCTCAGGAAAGATACagccaaaaaaagggaaaactttcCCATCAAACAACAATGGGAAGGAATTGAGAAGCTGATTGACTGGGGAGGGGGCATCCTAGTGATCATTTAGGGAGTGAGTACAAGGAGCCCCAAGGGCTCCCAGATGCTCTGCAGGCTTGTATCCGGGGATGGGTGGTTAGAGGAATTTACCGTCAAATGCCTCAGATCACCTTTCCTATATAATGGGCTCCCAGACATGAGTATGTGAACTGTGTCTGCATAAGTGAGTTGACCAGAAAAACCTAGCCCTGCCCAGTGTCTTGGTATCCCGTCTGCCTGAGAAGCTTGGTAGTGACCTGTGCTGGGGTATGTCCAAAGCCACTGATCCAAGGAAGTCTGAGAAAGGCTCTCTGGGCTATGGTGGACAAGGTGCCTGTTCCCAGCTGTTGTttaagtgctcagtcatgtcctactcttttgtgacccatggactgtggactacagcctatcaggctcctccgtccgtggaattttcccaggcaagaatactggagtgggttgccattttcttctccaggggatcttcccgacccaaggatggagCCCTTGGAGTCTCTTgctgggcaggtgggttctttaccactgagccaccagggaagccctgtccccAGAGGCTGTGCTAGAAACTGCCGAACAGGGAAGCTCCCCGGGGAAACACCTCATACCTGGCGGCTGGCTGGTGAGAGCCTTCCTCTGCCCAGTCCACTGTGGAACTCTGCTGGCCCCTCGCACACTCAGAACTCACTTAAAATGGTAACACTGATGCACCACTCACCATGGCAGTGACCGTTTTCCTGCGATCAGTAGCTGCCAAGAGGCCTACATGCCTTATAGCATCCTACCCATAGCCCCAGGAAGGGAGCCTATTATTTCTCACTAgcctcattttgtagatgagaaaaatgGGTCTCAGAGGGCAAATTACTTGGCCAAGAGGTCACATAAAAAGTAGGTGTCAGAGCATGGTCATTTTTCAGGAGCCACACTCCAGTGCTGAGCATCTTCTGGCTCTGGTCATTAGGGCAAAATGTCTTCATTATGCTTATGTTagagaggaggggcagggacTGGCAGGTCTAGGCCCTTGGGGTCCCTAGTTGGAGAGGGAGGACTATTTCTTAGAGTGCTCAGAACCATGCCTTAGATAAGGGTAAAAGTGGACCTCCTTAGAGCACAGTCTCCTATCACTTggttgttaagaaaaaaaaaaggtaatttagAAGATATCTTCTAAAATGGCCTGGAATAACTTATAATTTTTCTGATTCGGTGTTTGCTAatagattaaatatgtatttcataaTTTGTCAATCTTTCTTACCAGTTCACgcattttcatttctgtggctCTCTGATCTACAGAGTCAGGTGCTGAGGACATCCTCCCAGCAGAGCCAACAGCTGGTAGCTGGGAAGGCATGGGAGCTGAGGAAATGAGGCTAAGTGATGTGATTCAAGGACTTTCCCAGAGGCTGGTCAAAGAGAAGACTGAAGTCCAGGATTTCTGGGGTCATTTTCCTCTCTTCCAGATTGTCTGACTCACTGTTTTATACATTACACGATCTCTCATAAGTAAatggaaaaattttcaaaatacctCCAGGGACTTCCggggtggtccagtgggtaagactccacacttccactgcagggagcatgggtttgatcccctggtcaaggaactaagatcccacaggccacacagcCAAAGacaccaaaccaaaacaaaataaaggagcTCCAGGACTACGCTCCTCAAAACGTGATACAGGGACTCCTGTAACAGAACTTCCAGGATGCCTGTTAAAATGCAGAGAGCTGAGCCCAGGTCCACCTCCAGGCTGCATCTGAATCTCTGGGAAGAGAGCCTGTAATACGCTCAGCATCCACAATGCCTTCTTTGAAGCTCACGAGCAGACACAGAAGCGGTGTAGAAGGGCACTCCCAGCTCTGCACATTCAGTTTCGGTCTCTCCGCAGCAGGAATCTCACTAGCACTGCCTccgttttgttttcctttcctgttttacAAAAGCACAGACCTCGCAGCTAGCATCCTGAGTGGGAACCTCCTCTGCATTTGCTTGTGatccaaaagcagaaaataaaatctgattgaACCCCAGCTTCTCAGAATGGCAGGGAAAACAGCCATCATGAGGTAAATACTCTGCTTCTCTGATAGGAAGTTGAGAATCTCGTCCAAATCTTGCTCTTGAGTGCGATGTCCTGAAGTATGCTGATCCAGTGTTTGCTAATAGATTAAGACGCACTGCACGCATTTGATCGTAAATCTGTTACCGACTCACGCACTTTTATTTCTGTGGCTCTTCCTGCACAGAGTGAGGCGCTAAGAACTTCCTCCCAGCAGAGCTAGCAGCCGGCGGCTGGAAGGAATGGGGGCTGTTAAGACAGCCTAGGAGGGCGGGCTCAGATCCCTTCAGCAGAAAATCTGGTCCATGGGAGCTGGGGCCTGGAGGAAAGCTGCTAGGGGTGTCTTgttcttcttttgtttcttatATTTGGAAGGACTAAATCACAGGTTTGTGTGTTTTGTTGTGGCTATCCTGGTCATTTTTGAAGCATTTCCTTCTCAGCAAATGTGCTAAGGATTAGTTCAGTGCTGTAAAACTACATGACGAGATTGTTTTTGCCTTGAAATCTGCCCTTTCAGGACTGGGGAATATCTCTCTGAACGGTCTTCTTACTGACCTGCTAGACAGGGAGTAAGTGTCTcagagacacgacttagcaactaaacaacaacaacaactatatatgtgtatatatatatgtgtgtgtgtgtgtgtgtgtgtgtgtatatatatatatagagagagagagagaaagtatttaaagcaacttaaaaaaatatatgagcTAAATTAGTAACTGAGAATACCTTGGCAAATGGAGTATTGGTTTTTGAAAAgacaacagtatttttttttattaaatcagAATTAtcttcaaatgttttattttgatctACTCAAATATGTTAACATTTTCATAAACATCAATTACATATGATACAGGTAAACATATCAACTAACATACAGTTAATaggtaataaaaatacaaaaggttTTGGGGGGAACTGAGTATTTCATGTACCTAAACTATATAAAAGTGACCAGACTGTCTAAgataattctcttttaaaatgtttatgattGGTATATAAAACTGTAAGATAAAGAAAGCACACACTGTGGAGATTTGATAtctgtatacattgtgaaaggagTCCCCCATCTagttaattaacatatccatcacctcatataTTTTTTGGGGGTGAGACCATTTAAATTCTACTCTCTTAGCAGATTTCAGTTATACAACAGCGTTATCAAGTGGGCTCACCATGTTTCTCATTAGCTCCTCCAACcgtattcatcttataactgaaagtttgtattcTTTCACAAACCTCTCCATATTTCCCCCtacttcttttatatatttatcataaattTTTGCTTTGTGGCTACTGTGAGGCTTTTTACAAAACATCTTATAATAGTCTATTTTAAGCTGATAACAAGTTCAAACACCAGTTCAAAAACTCTACCTTTTtaactccctcctcctcccatagtttatatttttgttggcacaatttgtatatttttacctAGTGTGTACATTAACACATTACTGtagttatagttatttttaaaactttttccttttaatcgCTAGATTCGCAAATGATTCACCCACTAAGGCAACAGTATTTTAATGCTAACCCCTGGACACTGGCTCTGGGTTACATGTTTCTTCTTATCCAGATCTCAGGACTCCCAACCCAGTATACTCTGCTCTAAATCATACTTCCCAGGGAGATCAGGTATCAAATATCTAAGCAAACTGGCAACCTAGGGTGGAAGGCTTAGGGAAAACCAACAGGCCTGATTACCAACATTCAGTAGGTTTTGTAATCATGAAGCCACATACATAGCTGGCTATCCTCCTGAATAAACTGTTCGGCATTACCACACATTTCTTAACATGGCCTGCTTTAGCACTGGTGAACTGGTGGGACGGATGGAATATCCCCAGGAGTTCCATACTCCAGGCTCCTCACAGGTTTAGGAATGTTGAGTGAGCTTTTCTGCTTGCCCTACTTTCTTGAGCAGTTGAGATCTTCTGAAGTTTATGACAAGATTGGAATATGTTTCATCTTGGAAGAAGAATATTTATCAATAAGtgcttttaaatttgatttgcAAAGATCCCTCTGGTTCACTGATACATCAAAGCCTGCTGTCTGCCCCTACAATGCACCCCTACTACTACCCTTGGGGGGAAAAAGTGTTATCAGACTGGCAGGGTGATTTCTGGTTCTGCTGAAATGAAAACATCCAAGGTCACCTGTCTTTCTGCAGACTCACTGAGAAGTTGGATGTATATTCTCTATTAATCCTTAGAGTATTTAGCTGTTGTTCTCAGGCACCTAGATAACACCTACAAATCTGCAGACACATTTTATTGATCTGAaactcatgcttttttttttctctaaacttcCTAATTGGGCAGTTAGCAAACTTAACATATGCTGAAATACTGAAATGCCTTTATAATGCTTTAGTTGCATAACAGCTATAGACAGATTTGTCCAGTGATTATCTTTATCTTTCGGTGATAAGAAAAgtgcttcctttctctctttttctcttatttaaataaaattttaccaaACACAGATGGTTGGTTCCTTTTGATGAATTCTCTCCCCATGTCAGTGTTGCCAAAAGGTTGGCAGCCCTGTTTGTTTCATAACGCTTTTCTGAAACTGTGCTAGTCCGTGAAATTCAAAATTGTGGACAGTGGTGGGTTTAATGATTCTGGAGGTTCTTTCCAATTTTATGGTGCTAAGAATCTACTGAGAAAAATGGAAGAGTATAAAATCCATTAACTATACCCCAAGCCCCAGGAAAATATAGACATGAGAACACATTTTGAGAACTTAGGTAATTTATTTAACTAATTAAGGCAAAtgatttcccttggtatcttccaACTACAAAACACAGATATGCCCATTTTGTTtgtcatttttcaaaacaaatttatCCCCTCTGGGGATCTGGCCTATTTAGAGTGACTGCTTCAGTCAAACTGAAACCAGGCCTTCATGGGTCTCTGTGTCACTGTAGGGAGGTGTGGAAAAGAACAAAATCGTGTAACACAGTGGCAAACATCCCTGGGCTTTCGTTTCTTTCTTTACGTGGTTCCTAACCAGACTGTGAGCTCTGAGGGTCAGAGATTACCTTCATTTTTCTCAGCATCCCTAAACACTAGCAAAGTGACACAAAGAGGTAGCCTTGTGAAGGGTCTCTGGATGGCTAAATAAATCTGGCTTCATAACTGAAACAGGCAAGAGAGACCTCAGGTCCTCCAACTGTGGCGCTCTCCTCTTCTCCACCTTAACCTCACCTCCTACATAGCTGCTCACACGATAGAAGGGATGGGCTTTGCGGGTTTCCTGCATAGACCATAGATGTAGAAAGGTAAATCCAGGAAGCAAGAGAAAGTACCGTTTCCTCTGTCTCCGAAAACTTAGAGGTATGGATTAGTgcgagcaacacacacacacacggactgCAGGTTGCTGTCAGCCCCAACTCATGAAGGCTGGACATAGGCAGAAGGCATTTGCTAACCGCTGTTGTTCCAGCCTCTCCCATGTGTCTGCTGCCCAAGAAGTAAACTATTTTGAGCACTGCAACGGTGGGAATCCATTCAACCAGGGataaagctgaaggtccactcTGGTTTCACTgctgaaaaaaatacagaataacaTAGGAAAACCAGTTGAGATCAAATGTGTAAGCCCATTCCTGGTACCTTTCCACTTGAGCTCTGAGGAAAGCTGATGACCACCGTGCAAGGCAAAGCTGGTAGGTGGGCAACCAAGAATTCTCCGTCCCAGGAATCCATCCTACATTAAGGATGTAAAagctaaagaaaaagaagaccttAGTGAATTTTGAGCTCAAAACTGGTTTTTCCATGTTATTCTGTACGGTTTTCGGCAGTGAAACCAACATGGATCTTCAGCTTTATTCCTGTTCCTTGTAAGGGAAGAAGTTTTATATAATTGGACATGTTTTGGTTTACCCTCATTGAGAATTTTAACCTGTTTTTGTATGACTgctacaataatttttttttaaatttttatttatgtatggctGTGCTGAATCTTCGCTGCCGtggaggcttttctctagttgccgggAGTGGGGGCTCCTTTCCagctgtggtgctcgggcttctcagaGCGTTGGCTGCTCTTGTTgaggagcgtgggctctagggcacgtgcgctttagcagctgtggctcctagggtctagagcacaggctcaacagctgtggtgCAGCGTCTTCAGTGCTCCTCGGCATGCGGGACCTTCCCGGATGaaggatagaacccgtgtctccccgCATTAACAGCCAAtgcgctgagccaccagggaagcccaataatttttaaacatatttattttaccagcttaaaaaaaaaacttttcaggaCAAATTTTTTATACTCTACTTATTTGTTCAAATAAAGATTCTCAGCTAATGCTggttaacatacacacacacatacacacatataattataGAGAGAGCATGAGGGcaacagagagagagatttacTCTAACAAACTGGCTCAAGTGATTATGAAGGCTGAGACAATGCATGATCCCCTGTCTGTGACCTGCAGATCCAGGGAAGCCAATGGCATAAATCCAGTCTTGAGTCCAAAGACTTGAAAACTGGAGGGCTGACAGTGTAAGTCACAGTCAGAAGGGAGGAGAAGACCAAAGTCCCAGCTCGCGCAGACAGGCAGAGAGACCAAAGGGACCCTTCCTGTGCCTTTTTGTTCTACTCAGGCCTCCAACAGATTGGACGAGGTCCAGCCACACTGgggagggtaatctgctttacttagCCAACTGACTCAAATGCTCTTCTCTTCTGGGAACATCCTGGCAGACACGACCAGAACTAACGTTTAACTGGATAGGCTGGACACCCCGGGGCGCAGTCAGGTTGACACACGAAATAACCCGTACTTGCATCACAGGGCACCATACTCGGCAGCTGCACATCACAGTGACTATGTTTgctttctccacagtgaggacaACAAGAATTCTCTGGAGCAAATCCTTCCGCAGCTGAGATGCCATTTCACGTGGAACTTATTTAAGGAAGAAAGTGTCCCTCATGACCTCGAAGAAAGAGTGTGTAACCAGACTGAATTTTTAAACTCTGAGTTCAAAGCTACAAAGTACAACTTGTTGGCCTACATAAAACACTTAAAGGGTCAAAACAAAGCAGCCCTGCAATGCTTGCAGCAAGCCGAAGAGTGCATCCAGCGAGAGCACGCTGACCAGGCAGAGGTCAGAAGCCTGGTCACCTGGGGAAACTACGCCTGGGTCTACTATCACCTGGGAAGATTCGCAGAAGCTCAGCTTTATGCTGACAAGGTGAAACAAGTCTGCCAGAAGTTCTCAAATCCTTACAGTATTGAATGTCCTGagctggactgtgaggaaggaTGGACACTGGTCAAGTGTGGTGGGAAAAAAACTGAAAGGGCAAAGGTGTATTTTCAGAAGGCTCTGGAAGAGAAACCCAACAACCCAGAATTCTCCTCTGGACTGGCCATCGCAATGTACTACCTGGATGAGAGGCCAGAGCACCAGTCCCCTGTGGAAATTCTGAGGCAGGCCGTTGAGCTGAGTCCCGACGATCAGTACATCAAAGTTCTCCTGGCCCTGACGCTGCAGAAGATGAATGAACAAGCTGAAGGGGAACAGCTGGTTGTCGAGGCTCTGGGAAAATCTCCTTGTCAAACAGATGTCCTttgcagtgcagccaaattttACCAAGGAAAAGGTGATCTAGACAAAACAATTGAACTGTTGCTAAGGGCACTGGAATCCATACCAAACAATGCCTACCTCTATCACCAGATAGCATGCTGCTATGAGGCAAAAGTCAAGCAAATTCAACATACAGGAGCATCTGAAGCTAGTCAGAAAGGAGAGGAGATTGAAGAACTAAGGAAACTTGCTAGAAACTATGTGAGTAGAGCGATTGAGAAGGGGCTAAATCCTCTGCATGCATATGCTGATGAGTTCCTGGAAAACAAAGAATGTTATCAGACAGCTTTCAGTAAGGAGCTCCCCAGCTCCAAGGCACAAGAGCTCCATCAGCACGACTGCAGTCCTCAGGAGGATCATGAGATATCTGAAGACACTGAAGTCCAGTGTTCTTTAGACGGTTTATCCATAAGCACAAAAtcaactgagaaagaaaagatgatatTTCAGCTACAGAATGTAGCTAAAAACCAGCTACCACAGAATGGACCATATTCTTGGTCTCTCCAAGGCTTAATTCACAAGATGAATGGAGAGCTGCTGCAGGCGGCTGAATGCTATGAGAAGGCACTGGATCACCTCCTAAGGAACCGCCCTTCAGGCATAGGCAGCATTTTCCTGCCAGCAACTGAGCATGAAGAAGGCACTGAGGAAATGGAGCAGGATGCAGACAGCTCTAGACTCAGAGAGCTTCCCGACCCCTGAGctgagacagagaggaagaaaaggaagagagagtcaGGGAGCGGGAAGACTGGCATTGTAGGGGGGAAGGGTGGGAAAGCAGATCCCCAGTCTGAGCTTACTGAGCAAGATGGTCCTGCTTATCGCTTTAAGGCATGTTTCTAGAGCGTGGCTTGCTCACGACTGTCTCCCCTGTCCATACCAGCTACACACAGTTCTCTGGTCTGCACATCTTAAACTGCCAGCAGAAACAGTGCTTCAAGCCTGCACAAGGCATTCCGTTCTCCAGACAGCCCTGTGTCTGCCCCTCTCGCCAGGGTCATAGCTGGCCACTATCAACAGAATCTCATGTCCTTCGTCCCATTATTATCCAGGCTTCTGGGCCCCCGGAAGACTCGCTTTTAACAACCCTGGAATGCTCCTTATGTCTTTCTCTTGGCTTCAGCTACATATTACTTTTGTTAGTGATactacaataaatatatattcttgatttgttgttgtttactcactatgtccaactcttgtgagcccatggactgcagccccacccggctcttctgttcatgggagttcccaggcaagagtactggagtgggttgccattccctcctccaggggaatctttccaacccagggatagaacccatgtctcctgcattgcaggcggattctttaccactgaaccaactAAGAAACCCACATTCTTGATAGTAACACTATAATAAGTTTTGGATACAGATTTAAtcgtatggtgtgtgtgtgggtgtgtgtgtgtgtgcgactCAGAGTGACATCAATCTTCAAACTTTCTCTTGCAATGGATGGTAAGTAATTGCCTCAGGCATCCTAGGCTATTCTCAACACACCCATTTTAGCTTCTCCTTGGCACTAACACCCTCAGCCTGCAGCCAGGCCATCTGTGGGCTCTGGGAACGGCGACTCTCACTCCAGCCCAGGGGCCTCAGCTGAGCCCAGTGCCCAGGTAGCATCTACTGCTGTTGACCACAGTGCACCAGAGTGTAAAGGGTACCAAGACTAGGCTGGGCAAAGATCTTCAACCTCCACGGTGAATGAAAACATTCAAGTATTCTCCTCTCAGCTGGGAAATCCACAAGGGTTGTTTGCTTTGTGCAACCCAGTGATGGACCAAGAGCCCTATCAACCTCCGCTCAACCCACTAAAAGGCTGGCACTCATAAACTTTTCCAGTGATATCCTCTGATTGACTGTGTGCAGAGGAAAATTGTTAAATTAATATACCAGATCCCAGAGAAGACAGAAGAACTGGCATTCCCACTGGGACCGTGAGTAGAAAGCCAGAAAGTTGAATCTTCGTCATGCAGCAGAGGAATCCTGAAAAGCTATTTAGTCAGCTGCACTGgctgtagcagcagcagactccgGCGAGGGTGCCCCCCACTCGAGTTATCTGCTGGCTCCAGCAAGGCTGGGGCGCCATTAGGTGTGCAGCAGTGAACTCTTGACTCCAGGCCAGCCTTGACCTGGAGCGGCACTGTCTCGTGTGACCAGTTCCAGAGGGGACACCGGGCCCCTGTGAGGGATACGACCATGGAGACTAACACTGAAAGCCTGATTGAGGCATAAGGGTGATTTGGGATGAAGGCAGGGACTGCCTATTTCTTGCCCTCAAAGAGAGCTAGAGCTCTGGGGTAGGTGAAGAATTACCTATCTTTGTGCCAACACATATACTCAAGGACACAAAGAGTTAGGATACTCAGGGAAAACTGGAGGCTTTCTGCACGGCTACGCCAACAGGGGCATCTAGTCCCATCCTCAGACTATATAGGTAGCTGACTCACAGAGGGATCATGAACACTGCCCAATGCTGTCCCTCTGCACTCGGAGGGAGTCTCAGTCACCCTGCAGATGGTGCTGAGGCTTCCCAGAAAACGCAGCTGACTGGTCCTGACCTACAAAACGGGCTGTGATTTATTTTTCACCTGGATAATGTTATTTAAAGGATGCCTGCACAGCGACAATCTACCTTCGTCCAagaacacatcagttcagttcaggtcagttgctcagttatgtccgactctttgcgaccccatgacttgcagcacgccaggcctccctgtccatcaccaactcccggagtttacccaaactcatgtccatagaaatcggtgatgccatccagccatctcatcctcggtcgtcccttctcctcctgcccccaatccctcccagcatcagtcttttccaatgagtcaatgcttcacatcaggtggccaaagcattggagtttcagctttagcatcagtccttccaaagaacacccaggactgatctcctttagaatggactggttggatctccttgcagtccaagagactctcaagagtcttctccaacaccacagttcaaaagcatcaattcttcagcgctcagctttcttcacagtccaactctcacatccatacatgaccacaggaaaaccagagccttgactagacagacctttgttggcaaagcaatgtctctgcttttgaatatactatctaggttggtcataacttttcttccaaggaatatgcgtcttttaatttcatggctgcaatcaccatctgcagtgattttggagccccccaaaataaagtctgacactgtttccactgtttccccatctagttcccatgactggatgccatgatcttcgttttttggatgttgagctttaagccaactttttcactctcctctttcactttcatcaagaggctttttagttcctcttcaatttctgccataagggtggtatcatctgcataactgaggttattgatatttctcctggcaatcttgattccagcttgtgcttcttccagcccagcatttctaatgatgtactctgcatataagttaaataagcagggtgacaatatacagccttgacgtactccttttcctatttggaaccagtctgttgttcca includes these proteins:
- the IFIT3 gene encoding interferon-induced protein with tetratricopeptide repeats 3 isoform X2, producing the protein MSEDNKNSLEQILPQLRCHFTWNLFKEESVPHDLEERVCNQTEFLNSEFKATKYNLLAYIKHLKGQNKAALQCLQQAEECIQREHADQAEVRSLVTWGNYAWVYYHLGRFAEAQLYADKVKQVCQKFSNPYSIECPELDCEEGWTLVKCGGKKTERAKVYFQKALEEKPNNPEFSSGLAIAMYYLDERPEHQSPVEILRQAVELSPDDQYIKVLLALTLQKMNEQAEGEQLVVEALGKSPCQTDVLCSAAKFYQGKGDLDKTIELLLRALESIPNNAYLYHQIACCYEAKVKQIQHTGASEASQKGEEIEELRKLARNYVSRAIEKGLNPLHAYADEFLENKECYQTAFSKELPSSKAQELHQHDCSPQEDHEISEDTEVQCSLDGLSISTKSTEKEKMIFQLQNVAKNQLPQNGPYSWSLQGLIHKMNGELLQAAECYEKALDHLLRNRPSGIGSIFLPATEHEEGTEEMEQDADSSRLRELPDP
- the IFIT3 gene encoding interferon-induced protein with tetratricopeptide repeats 3 isoform X1: MAGKTAIMSEDNKNSLEQILPQLRCHFTWNLFKEESVPHDLEERVCNQTEFLNSEFKATKYNLLAYIKHLKGQNKAALQCLQQAEECIQREHADQAEVRSLVTWGNYAWVYYHLGRFAEAQLYADKVKQVCQKFSNPYSIECPELDCEEGWTLVKCGGKKTERAKVYFQKALEEKPNNPEFSSGLAIAMYYLDERPEHQSPVEILRQAVELSPDDQYIKVLLALTLQKMNEQAEGEQLVVEALGKSPCQTDVLCSAAKFYQGKGDLDKTIELLLRALESIPNNAYLYHQIACCYEAKVKQIQHTGASEASQKGEEIEELRKLARNYVSRAIEKGLNPLHAYADEFLENKECYQTAFSKELPSSKAQELHQHDCSPQEDHEISEDTEVQCSLDGLSISTKSTEKEKMIFQLQNVAKNQLPQNGPYSWSLQGLIHKMNGELLQAAECYEKALDHLLRNRPSGIGSIFLPATEHEEGTEEMEQDADSSRLRELPDP